The DNA window GCGTGGCGATTGGCACCTATTCGGTGGCGCTGAACTATGGCGACGTGGTGCGGGTGATCCTGCTGTTCTACCTTGCGCCGGCCTGGTCCAAGCTGATCGAGTGGCGGTTCCTGAACATGCCATGGCGCTGGACTTCGACCCTGGCCTTGGTGGCAGCGCTGTCCGGAGCGTTCCTGGTTTTGGGCGGGGATATTGCCACAACCGGTGTGACAGTTGGTGACGGGCTGGCCGTGATGTCGGGCATCGCATGGTCGATGGGCGCCACGCTGATCTTCATCAATCCCGGCAGCGCGCGGCCGATTTCGCTGAGCGCGGTGTCGGCGCTGACAGCCTCGGTGATTGCCTTGTTCTTCATGACGATTGAAGGGGATTGGCCCACCGGCGCCCAGGGGGCCTTGATCGCGGGCGGTCTTGGCCTAGGGCTGCTTTATGTTGTTCCGATTCTGGCGCTGACGCTTTGGAGTGCGCAAGTGCTCAGCCCGGCGACGCTGACGTTCTTGCTGACGGCCGAGATTCTTGCGGGTGTAATCTCCAGCGCCATTTTGCTGGATGAACCCTTTGGCCCCTTGCGCGTGGCGGGGGCCGCCCTGATTGTACTGGGCGCGCTAAGTGAGATTTTGCCGTCGCTTTTCGGTCGAAGCGTTGATCCGGATCAAGGACGGGCCTGAGGCTCGGTTTTAAACCGGCAAAAACAAATAGGGCATTCATGAGCGGTTGGTTTGAATTCGGTACGGCGCTGGCGGTGTTCTTCCTCAGCCATGCGATCCCAGTGCGCCCGCCTGTACGGCCCTGGTTGGTCGATCATCTGGGATATCGGGGCTATTTGCTGGGCTACAGTCTGATTTCCTTTGCCATCTTGGTCTGGCTCTTTGTGGCAGCCGCGCGCGCGCCTTTTGTCGGTGTCATCCCGCCCGAGCCGTTGCTGCGATGGTTGCCTTTGGCTGTGATGCCCCTTGTCAGTGTTCTGGCCATTGCCGGACTGCGCACCAACAATCCACTGTCTTTCGGCGGAATGGGGCGGCAAAGCTTTGATCCCATGCGGCCGGGTGTTCTGGCGGTGTCTCGTCATCCGATCCTGCTTGCTGCGGCCCTTTGGGCCATGGTG is part of the Falsiruegeria litorea R37 genome and encodes:
- a CDS encoding DMT family transporter — encoded protein: MAAAGLRPVILAFLAAALWGLWWIPIRWFDALGLTGAAGGAAMNTGAFVSCLLWMLIRREPFSLSPKAMLGAAFVGVAIGTYSVALNYGDVVRVILLFYLAPAWSKLIEWRFLNMPWRWTSTLALVAALSGAFLVLGGDIATTGVTVGDGLAVMSGIAWSMGATLIFINPGSARPISLSAVSALTASVIALFFMTIEGDWPTGAQGALIAGGLGLGLLYVVPILALTLWSAQVLSPATLTFLLTAEILAGVISSAILLDEPFGPLRVAGAALIVLGALSEILPSLFGRSVDPDQGRA
- a CDS encoding NnrU family protein, whose product is MSGWFEFGTALAVFFLSHAIPVRPPVRPWLVDHLGYRGYLLGYSLISFAILVWLFVAAARAPFVGVIPPEPLLRWLPLAVMPLVSVLAIAGLRTNNPLSFGGMGRQSFDPMRPGVLAVSRHPILLAAALWAMVHLLVNGDLAHVILFGLMGGFSVIGMRIIDRRKRREMGAEWDRATARTALCSIRGLSQVKLLDWGLGGALFLVVLAAHEKVIGLSPMPI